The Xylophilus rhododendri region GCTGATCTGGCTGATCCCCATCGTGGCCGCGCTGGTCGGCCTGACGCTGGTGGCCAAGGTGCTGATGGGCCGCGGCCCGGAGGTCGAGGTCAACTTCAAGACCGCCGAAGGCCTGGAGGCCGGCAAGACCGCCGTGAAGTACAAGGACGTGCAGATCGGCGTGGTGCAGAGCCTGCGCCTGGCCAAGGACCGCTCCCATGTGCGGGTGGTGCTGCAGCTGTCCAAGGACGCCGACAGCTTCACCGCCAAGGACACCAGCTTCTGGGTGGTGCGGCCGCGGCTGGACACCAGCGGCATCTCGGGCCTGACCACGCTGCTGTCGGGTGCCTACATCGTCGCCGACCCCGGCGTGGCGGAGGAAACCGCCAGCGAGTTCACAGGCCTGGAGACACCGCCCATCGTCACCAGCGACGCCTCGGGCAAGCAGTTCTCGCTGCATGCCGACGACATCGGCTCGCTCGATGTCGGCTCGCCGGTCTACTACCGCCGCATCAAGGTCGGCCAGGTGGCGGCCTACGAGCTGGATCCGCAGGGCAAGGGCGTGAACCTGCGCATCTTCGTCAACAGCCCCTACGACCGCTTCGTCGGCACCAACACCCGCTTCTGGCATGCCAGCGGCATCGACATGCAGCTGGGCTCCGGCGGCCTGACGCTGCACACCCAGTCGCTGGCCACCATCGTGCTGGGCGGCATCGCCTTCCGTGCGCCGGACGACAACAACGGCGCGGAGGCCAAGGAGAACACCGCCTTCGCCCTGGCCGGCGACGAGAGCACCGCGCTGAAGCCGCCGGACGGCCCCTCCAAGACCGTGCTGCTCTACTTCAACCAGTCGCTGCGCGGCCTGCAGCCGGGCGCCTCGGTGGACTTCCGCGGCGTGGAGATCGGCGAGGTGAAATCGATAGGCGTGGAGTTCGACCGCAAGACCCGCGAGTTCCGCATGCCGGTGCTGGTGCAGATCTACCCCGACCGGCTGCGCCGCAAGGGCGACGACGCCGCGCCGGAATCCAAGTACACCCAGGACCAGCAGGTGCGCTACCTCGTCAGCAAGGGCATGCGTGCCCAGCTGCGCAGCGGCAACCTGCTGACCGGCCAGCTCTATGTGGCGGTGGACTTCTTCCCCAAGGCGCCGCCGGCCCAGATCGACACCGACAAGGACCCGATCGAGCTGCCCACCATGTCCGGCAGCCTGGATGCGCTGCAGTCGCAGGTGCAGGAGATCGTCGGCAAGGTCAACAAGGTGCCCTTCGACGAGATCGGGCAGGACCTGCGCAAGTCGCTGGCCGAACTCAACAAGACCCTGGCCGGCACCGAGAAGCTGACCCGCACGCTGAACAACGACGTGGCGCCCGAGGTGACCGCCGCCGTGAAGGATGCCCGCAAGACCATCACCAGCGCCGAGCGCACCCTGGCCCAGGACTCGCCCCTGCAGCAGGACGTGCGCGAGACGCTGGAAGAGTTGAAGCGCACCTCCGCCTCGGTGCGCACCCTGGCCGACTACCTGGAACGCCATCCCGAATCGCTGCTGCGCGGCAAACCGGACGACAAGAAATGAAGCTTCGCCACGCCACGCTCCTGGCCTGTGTATCGGCCCTGGCTCTGGCCGCCGCCGGCTGCGCCAGCAGCGAGAAAGAGCGCTACTACACCCTGGCCGCGCCGGCCCTGGCCAGCGCACCGGCCATCGCGGCCGGCGGCGCCCCGCTCTACATCGACATGGGCGCCGTCGCCTTGCCCGAACGCCTGGCCCGCCAGCAGATGCTGGTGCGCCAGGACAGCGACGGCGCCGAAATGCGCCTGCTGGAGAAGAGCCGCTGGGCCTCCTCGCTCGAAAACGAGATGCGCGATGCGCTGGCCGCCGGCGTGGCCGCGCGCCTGGGCGCCATCGACGTGACCCGCCAGCCGCGCGCCGGCCAGCAGCCGACATGGCGCATCGCCGTGCGGGTGCAGCGCTTCGACGCGGTGGAAGACAGCCGGCTCGACGCCGCCTTCAGCTGGAACCTGCGCCGCTCGGACCTGGACCGCAACCTCAACTGCGCCTGGTCCACGACGCAGCCGGTCGGCGCCGGCATCCCCGCCCTGGCCGAGGGAGCGCAGCGCGCAACGGCCCAGGCGGCCGAAGCCATCGCCCGGCAGATCGCCGCCTTGCAGGCCGATCCGGCCGCCGCCTGCCTTCGCTGAAAACCAAACAAGCAGCGCCGTTTTTCTTCGTTCCCGCAGGCCGGGGGCCGGCCTAACCTTCGTCGCATTCCAAGCGAAGGAGAAGCCCCCGTGACCACCCGCCTGCCCCGTCTCAAGAGTTCGCGTTCGGCCGCCGTCAAGGCGCGGCTGGACCATCCGGTGATCGACACCGACGTGCATGTCAACGACTACACGCCGGCGCTCGAAGACTATGTGCAGCACTACGGCGGCAGCGCCCTGGTGGATGCCTTGCGCAAGTCGCTCGGCGGCCGTTTCGCCACCCGTTCGGCCGCCGGCAAGGACTGGTACCAGCAGACCCCGGAGGAACGCCAGCACCACCGCACCCTGCGTGCCCCGTGGTGGGCCCGGGTCACCCGCAACACCCTGGACCTGGCCACCTACACCCTGCCCGAGCTGCTGGCCGAGCGCCTGGCCGAACAGGGCGCGGACTATTCCATCCTCTTTCCCAACGACGTGCTGGCCCCGGCCGCCGCCAGCGACGAATTCCGCCAGCCGCTGCACCGCGCGATCAACCACTTCCATGCCGATGTGTGGAAAAAGCATGCGCACCGCCTGACACCCGTCGCCGGCATCCCGCTCAACACGCCGCAGGAGGGCATCGAGGAGCTGGAGTTCGCCGTCAAGACACTCGGCCTGAAGGTGATCAACATCGCCGGCGGCGTGCGCCGGCCCATCCCTTCCATCGCCGAGAAATACCCCAAGGCCGAGCATCCGGACGTGGCGCGCCACGCCAGCTACACAGACTTCTACGGCATCGACAGCCCGCACGACTACGACCCCTTCTGGGCCAAGGTGGTGGAGCTGGGCGTGCCGGTCACCACCCACTACGGCAGCCAGGGCTGGACCGGGCGGCAGTCCACCAGCAACTACATGTTCAACCACATCGGCCACTTCGCGGACGGCTCGCAGGCCTTCGCCAAGGCCTTGTTCTTCGGCGGCGTCACCCGACGTTTTCCGCAGCTGCGGGTGGCCCTGCTGGAAGGCGGCGCGGACTGGGGCTCGCATGTCTACACCCACCTGGTGGACCGCTTCGAGAAACGCAACCGCCACGCCATCCAGAACTACAACCCGGCCCATGCGGACATCGAACTGCTGGCCGCCCTGTTCGAGGAATACGGGGGCGAACTCACCAAGGGCCGGCCGGTGGACAAGGCCACGCTGCTGCGCGACAGCCTGGGGGTGTCGGCCCTGCCGCACAGCCGCGATCCGGTGGGGGATGAACTCGACGACTTCCTGGCCGCCGGCATCCAGAGCGTGGAGGACATCCGCGAGCGCTGGGTGAAGCCCTTCTACTTCGGCGCCGAGGCCGACGACCGCACGGTGGCCGCCGCCTTCAACACCAAGGTGAACCCGCTGGGCACGCAGATCAATGCGATCTGGTCCTCGGACATCGGCCACTGGGACGTGCCCGACCTCACCGAGCCCCTGGCCGAAAGCTGGGACCTGGTGGAGCAGGGCGTGATCAGCGCGGAGGACTTCCGCTCGCTGGTCTTTTCCAATCCCTACCGCTTCTATACCGAGGCCAATCCGGACTTCTTCCGGGGCACCGACATCGCCGCCAAGGTGAGTGACCAGTCGCAGGTGCAGGGCGGCTGAGCCGGCCCCGCTTTTCCTTCCATCCATCTCCAGGCAGGCGCCGCATCCGCGCGGCGTCCGGCCGCTGCATTGCCCGAACAAAGGTCCTGTCATGACTCTCCCCGCCTCCTTCCCGCGCCGCGCCATCCTGGCCGCCGTCACCCTCTCCATCGCCGGCCTGGCCCAGGCCGCACCGGATGTCATCCGCATCGGCGTGGCCAGCGCCGGCGGCGGCGAGCCCGTCACCTGGGGCGGCTCGCCGGGCGGCGTGGTGCGGGTGAACAACTGGCTGGAAGACGCCTTCAAGGGCACGAACACCAAGGTCGAATGGCTGTTCTTCAAGGGCGCCGGTCCGGCGGTGAACGAAGCGCTTTCGAACAAGCAGATCGACTTCGCCTACCAGGGCGACCTGCCCGCCGTGGTCGGCCGGGCCAATGGCCTGAAGACCAGGCTGCTGGTGGCCAGCGGCACCCGCAACAACTCCTATGTGGTGGTGCCGCCGCAATCGGACATCCACGACATCAAGGGCCTGAAGGACCGCAAGGTCTCGATCTTCCGCGGCACCAACGGCCACCTGGTGGCGATCAATGTGCTGGCCGGGGCGGGCCTCACCGAACGTGACCTGAAGGCCGTCAACCTCGACTCCGGCAGCGCCCAGGCCGCCCTGGTCTCCAACGGCGTGGACGCGGCCTTCGGCGGCTACGAATGGTTCAAGGTGCGCGACCAGGGCCTGGCCAAGGTGATCTACACCACCCAGGGCAAGGACCCGGCACTGACCCGCCAGGCCGCGCTGCTGGTGCGCGAGGAATTCGAGAAGGCCAACCCGGCCGAGGTGCAGAAGGTGGTCGATACCTTCGTGCGTGCGGCCGACTGGGCATCGGACGAGAAGAACCGCACCGAGCTGTTCCGCATCTGGGCGCGCAGCGGCACGCCGCTGCCTTCGTGGGAAGCCGAGTTCGACAAGCAGACGCTGGCCGAACGCAATTCGCCGCTGCTCGACGACTTCATCGTGGCCCGCTACCGCGCCGTGTCGGAGGACGCGGCCAAACTCAAGCTGATCCGCCGGCCGGTATCGCTCGACGGCTGGTTCGAGCCGCGTTACCTGCAGGCCGCCCTGCAGCAGCAGGGCCTGCAGAAGCGCTGGACGGCCTTCGATGCCAAGGGCCAGCCCAAGGCGGGTTCCGCCGCCACTCCGCTCGCTTCGCGCTGATCCGCCATGGCCGCCGCCATCGCCAACACCGCCGCGAGGCGCATCGA contains the following coding sequences:
- a CDS encoding PqiB family protein; translation: MNGDDTQPPAAPLPADAPTAPTAAAPPALEAPRVARRRNWLPSLIWLIPIVAALVGLTLVAKVLMGRGPEVEVNFKTAEGLEAGKTAVKYKDVQIGVVQSLRLAKDRSHVRVVLQLSKDADSFTAKDTSFWVVRPRLDTSGISGLTTLLSGAYIVADPGVAEETASEFTGLETPPIVTSDASGKQFSLHADDIGSLDVGSPVYYRRIKVGQVAAYELDPQGKGVNLRIFVNSPYDRFVGTNTRFWHASGIDMQLGSGGLTLHTQSLATIVLGGIAFRAPDDNNGAEAKENTAFALAGDESTALKPPDGPSKTVLLYFNQSLRGLQPGASVDFRGVEIGEVKSIGVEFDRKTREFRMPVLVQIYPDRLRRKGDDAAPESKYTQDQQVRYLVSKGMRAQLRSGNLLTGQLYVAVDFFPKAPPAQIDTDKDPIELPTMSGSLDALQSQVQEIVGKVNKVPFDEIGQDLRKSLAELNKTLAGTEKLTRTLNNDVAPEVTAAVKDARKTITSAERTLAQDSPLQQDVRETLEELKRTSASVRTLADYLERHPESLLRGKPDDKK
- a CDS encoding PqiC family protein — translated: MKLRHATLLACVSALALAAAGCASSEKERYYTLAAPALASAPAIAAGGAPLYIDMGAVALPERLARQQMLVRQDSDGAEMRLLEKSRWASSLENEMRDALAAGVAARLGAIDVTRQPRAGQQPTWRIAVRVQRFDAVEDSRLDAAFSWNLRRSDLDRNLNCAWSTTQPVGAGIPALAEGAQRATAQAAEAIARQIAALQADPAAACLR
- a CDS encoding amidohydrolase family protein is translated as MTTRLPRLKSSRSAAVKARLDHPVIDTDVHVNDYTPALEDYVQHYGGSALVDALRKSLGGRFATRSAAGKDWYQQTPEERQHHRTLRAPWWARVTRNTLDLATYTLPELLAERLAEQGADYSILFPNDVLAPAAASDEFRQPLHRAINHFHADVWKKHAHRLTPVAGIPLNTPQEGIEELEFAVKTLGLKVINIAGGVRRPIPSIAEKYPKAEHPDVARHASYTDFYGIDSPHDYDPFWAKVVELGVPVTTHYGSQGWTGRQSTSNYMFNHIGHFADGSQAFAKALFFGGVTRRFPQLRVALLEGGADWGSHVYTHLVDRFEKRNRHAIQNYNPAHADIELLAALFEEYGGELTKGRPVDKATLLRDSLGVSALPHSRDPVGDELDDFLAAGIQSVEDIRERWVKPFYFGAEADDRTVAAAFNTKVNPLGTQINAIWSSDIGHWDVPDLTEPLAESWDLVEQGVISAEDFRSLVFSNPYRFYTEANPDFFRGTDIAAKVSDQSQVQGG
- a CDS encoding ABC transporter substrate-binding protein, which gives rise to MTLPASFPRRAILAAVTLSIAGLAQAAPDVIRIGVASAGGGEPVTWGGSPGGVVRVNNWLEDAFKGTNTKVEWLFFKGAGPAVNEALSNKQIDFAYQGDLPAVVGRANGLKTRLLVASGTRNNSYVVVPPQSDIHDIKGLKDRKVSIFRGTNGHLVAINVLAGAGLTERDLKAVNLDSGSAQAALVSNGVDAAFGGYEWFKVRDQGLAKVIYTTQGKDPALTRQAALLVREEFEKANPAEVQKVVDTFVRAADWASDEKNRTELFRIWARSGTPLPSWEAEFDKQTLAERNSPLLDDFIVARYRAVSEDAAKLKLIRRPVSLDGWFEPRYLQAALQQQGLQKRWTAFDAKGQPKAGSAATPLASR